One genomic window of Actinoplanes lobatus includes the following:
- a CDS encoding glycoside hydrolase family 27 protein — translation MMKKLKTLFAVAMLLAGATAVLPGSAAQALDNDVARTPPMGWNSWNTFGCNINETLIQQMADAMVSSGMRELGYQYVVVDDCWMNPNRDASGNLQGDPARFPSGMKALGDHLHNRGLKFGIYQAPLDRTCAQYFGSYPGATGAQGHEAQDARQFAAWGVDFLKYDWCSPSGSINDQVTTFARMRDALAATGRPIVYSINPNSIHAKTGPQRDWGDVANMWRTTEDITNAWDTGQTNGYPMGVKNIVDVTVPLAGYARPGGFNDPDMMEVGRGGMTDTEMRSHFALWAIMASPLIAGNDLRSMSTATQAILKNPRLIAINQDTLGLQATQISYDGTRRVLAKRLANGDVAVALLNVGGSTTTISTTAAAIGKSGNSFTVQDAWTGATTTSTGSISAGVPAHGTAVYRVSGGTSTPPATTTLVSAASGRCLDVPNGNTANGTQPVIWDCNSGANQRWTTTGQTLQAVGKCLDAPIGATAGAKVQLWDCNGGANQQWTLNTDGTVRGAASGLCLDVDRNLTANGTLVLLWTCTAAANQRWSRV, via the coding sequence ATGATGAAGAAACTGAAGACCCTTTTCGCCGTGGCCATGCTGCTGGCCGGCGCCACGGCCGTCCTTCCCGGCTCCGCGGCCCAGGCGCTGGACAATGACGTGGCCCGCACCCCACCGATGGGCTGGAACAGCTGGAACACTTTCGGCTGCAACATCAACGAAACGTTGATCCAGCAGATGGCCGACGCGATGGTCTCCAGCGGCATGCGGGAACTGGGCTACCAGTACGTCGTCGTCGACGACTGCTGGATGAACCCGAACCGCGACGCCTCCGGCAACCTCCAGGGCGATCCGGCCCGGTTCCCCAGCGGCATGAAGGCGCTGGGCGACCACCTGCACAACCGCGGGCTCAAATTCGGCATCTACCAGGCGCCGCTGGACCGCACCTGCGCTCAGTACTTCGGCAGCTACCCCGGCGCCACCGGGGCCCAGGGGCACGAGGCGCAGGACGCCCGGCAGTTCGCCGCCTGGGGTGTCGACTTCCTCAAGTACGACTGGTGCTCACCGAGCGGCTCGATCAACGACCAGGTCACCACGTTCGCCAGGATGCGTGACGCGCTCGCGGCGACCGGCCGGCCGATCGTCTACAGCATCAACCCGAACAGCATCCACGCCAAGACCGGCCCGCAGCGTGACTGGGGCGACGTCGCCAACATGTGGCGCACCACCGAGGACATCACCAACGCCTGGGACACCGGGCAGACCAACGGCTACCCGATGGGCGTGAAGAACATCGTCGACGTCACCGTGCCGCTGGCCGGATACGCCCGGCCCGGCGGGTTCAACGACCCGGACATGATGGAGGTCGGCCGCGGCGGGATGACCGACACCGAGATGCGCAGCCACTTCGCCCTCTGGGCGATCATGGCTTCGCCGCTGATCGCCGGCAACGACCTACGGTCGATGAGCACAGCCACCCAGGCCATCCTGAAGAACCCCCGGCTCATCGCGATCAACCAGGACACGCTCGGCCTCCAGGCGACCCAGATCTCGTACGACGGGACGCGCCGGGTGCTGGCCAAACGACTGGCCAACGGTGACGTCGCCGTCGCCCTGCTCAACGTGGGCGGCTCCACCACGACGATCTCGACCACCGCCGCGGCGATCGGCAAGTCCGGCAATTCCTTCACGGTGCAGGACGCCTGGACCGGTGCGACGACGACCAGCACCGGCAGCATCAGCGCCGGCGTCCCCGCCCACGGCACCGCGGTCTACCGGGTCAGCGGCGGGACCAGCACACCACCGGCCACCACCACGCTCGTCAGCGCCGCCTCGGGACGCTGCCTCGACGTACCGAACGGGAACACCGCCAACGGCACCCAGCCGGTCATCTGGGACTGCAACAGCGGCGCCAACCAGCGCTGGACCACCACCGGCCAGACCCTTCAAGCGGTCGGCAAATGCCTCGACGCGCCGATCGGCGCCACCGCCGGCGCCAAGGTCCAGCTCTGGGACTGCAACGGCGGCGCCAACCAGCAGTGGACCCTCAACACCGACGGCACCGTTCGCGGCGCCGCCTCCGGGCTGTGCCTGGACGTCGACCGCAACCTGACCGCCAACGGCACGCTCGTACTGCTGTGGACCTGCACCGCCGCCGCCAACCAGCGCTGGAGCCGTGTCTGA
- a CDS encoding cellulose binding domain-containing protein, which yields MAKRTAVAAAALLIVAVTAVVTGGTASAGQETALAATAGCGKTPTLRDGSYTIQSGGRARTYILRLPGNYTSSRAYRLVVGLHWLNGSANDVVGNGFYGLQQRSGDSAIFVAPQGLDAGWANTGDRDVTLVDDILRVVEADLCVDTSQRFALGFSYGGAMSYALACARPAVFRAVAPIAGANLSGCSPGTQPVAYFGIHGIRDSVLNISMGRSIRDTFVRADGCTAQSPPEPAQGSGTHVTTTYSGCRAGYPVQWAAHDGDHVPLPTDRNASTSWVSGEVWQFFTQFGGTTTPSNPPSSPSSSPSSSPSPGGTACRATSTVNAWNNGLTANITVTNTGASTINGWTVAFVLPSGQTITSGWNATYAPGSGRVTAANVAYNAGLAPGASVSFGFQATHTGDSGAPTGYALNGSACAGG from the coding sequence ATGGCAAAGCGAACAGCTGTCGCCGCCGCGGCGCTGTTGATCGTCGCGGTGACGGCGGTTGTCACCGGCGGGACCGCCTCGGCCGGGCAGGAGACCGCCCTGGCCGCCACCGCGGGATGCGGAAAGACGCCGACGTTGCGGGACGGGTCCTACACGATCCAGAGCGGCGGCCGGGCCCGGACGTACATCCTGCGGCTGCCCGGCAACTACACCAGCAGCCGGGCCTACCGGCTCGTCGTCGGCCTGCACTGGCTCAACGGCAGCGCGAACGACGTGGTCGGCAACGGCTTCTACGGGCTGCAGCAGCGGTCCGGCGACAGCGCGATCTTCGTGGCGCCGCAGGGCCTCGACGCCGGCTGGGCCAACACCGGCGATCGTGATGTGACCCTGGTCGACGACATCCTGCGCGTCGTCGAGGCAGACCTGTGTGTCGACACGTCGCAACGGTTCGCCCTGGGATTCAGCTACGGCGGCGCCATGAGTTACGCCCTGGCCTGTGCGCGGCCGGCCGTCTTCCGGGCCGTCGCGCCGATCGCCGGCGCCAATCTCAGCGGCTGCTCCCCGGGCACCCAGCCGGTCGCCTACTTCGGCATCCACGGCATCCGGGACAGCGTTCTCAACATCTCGATGGGCCGGTCGATCCGGGACACTTTCGTCCGGGCCGACGGCTGCACGGCGCAGAGTCCGCCCGAGCCGGCGCAGGGCAGCGGAACCCATGTCACCACCACGTACTCGGGCTGCCGTGCCGGATATCCGGTTCAGTGGGCGGCGCACGACGGTGACCACGTGCCCCTGCCGACCGACCGCAACGCCTCGACGTCCTGGGTGTCCGGCGAGGTGTGGCAGTTCTTCACCCAGTTCGGCGGCACGACCACGCCGTCGAACCCGCCTTCCAGCCCGTCGTCCAGCCCGTCGTCCAGCCCTTCGCCGGGCGGCACGGCGTGCCGTGCCACCAGCACCGTCAACGCCTGGAACAACGGCCTGACCGCCAATATCACCGTCACCAACACCGGCGCTTCCACGATCAACGGCTGGACCGTCGCCTTCGTCCTGCCCTCGGGCCAGACGATCACCAGCGGCTGGAACGCCACCTACGCGCCCGGCTCCGGCCGGGTCACGGCGGCCAACGTCGCCTACAACGCGGGCCTGGCACCCGGCGCGTCGGTCAGTTTCGGGTTCCAGGCCACCCACACCGGCGACAGCGGGGCCCCGACCGGGTACGCGCTGAACGGTTCCGCCTGCGCCGGCGGATGA